The window GACGAAGATAGGGGAAGTGAGAATTTGCGGGTCGTAATCCTTGGCTCTGCTAGTCTTGCTCTTAAGGTAGGTCTTGAAGAAAGCCTCCTTGGGCGATTTGAATTAATAAGAGTACATCACTGGGATGCCTACGAATCTAAAGAAGCTTTTGGTTGGGACTTAAACACTTACCTTAAATACGGAGGATACCCTGCAGCGGCTAACCTAATTAACGACGAACAGCGCCTGCGACAGTTTATGCGCGATGCTGTAGTTGAGCCAATTATCGCTAAAGACATACTTGCGCTAAGGCAAATTTCCAATATGTCGCTTTTTCGCCAAAGTTTTGAGATAGCCCTAAGTTACCCTGCGAGAGAAATTTCCTATCAAAAACTCTTGGGGCAACTTCAGGACAAGGGCAATATCGCAACTATAAAATCGTATCTCTCAATCCTTGAACAAGTGTTTGTCATTAAGATTTTGGAAAAATATTCGACAAAAGTGGTTAAAACCAAATCTTCAAGTCCCAAGATCGTGCCTCTAGCACCCGCCTTAGTTCACGCCTTTAGCAATCCCCAGCGCATCGAAAGTGATTTAG is drawn from Deltaproteobacteria bacterium and contains these coding sequences:
- a CDS encoding ATP-binding protein — protein: PPRPEWIAENWKKARLLGANTLLVIDEVQKVEGWSEVVKLLFDEDRGSENLRVVILGSASLALKVGLEESLLGRFELIRVHHWDAYESKEAFGWDLNTYLKYGGYPAAANLINDEQRLRQFMRDAVVEPIIAKDILALRQISNMSLFRQSFEIALSYPAREISYQKLLGQLQDKGNIATIKSYLSILEQVFVIKILEKYSTKVVKTKSSSPKIVPLAPALVHAFSNPQRIESDLAWRGQVFEAAVIAKILTAPGEVYYWRQGKHEVDAVWRYDDMVLGIEIKSTRGHGDSISGLAKFRENFPHAKTILLDEHLATELLMSREPRSLLEQYYEVS